Below is a window of Streptomyces sp. NBC_00223 DNA.
GCGACGACCTGTCACTGGCCGCTCGACGATGTCGACCACACCATCAACATCATCGACACCCCGGGCCACGTCGACTTCACGGTCGAGGTGGAGCGTTCGCTCCGCGTCCTCGACGGTGCCGTCACGGTGTTCGACGGTGTCGCCGGTGTGGAACCGCAGTCCGAGACGGTCTGGCGTCAGGCCGACCGCTACGGCGTGCCCCGCATCTGCTTCGTCAACAAGCTCGACCGTACCGGCGCCGAGTTCCACCGCTGCGTCGACATGATCGTGGACCGTCTCGGTGCGGTTCCGCTGGTCATGCAGCTGCCGATCGGTGCCGAAGGCGACTTCAAGGGCGTGGTCGACCTCGTCCGTATGAAGGCGCTGGTCTGGTCCGCCGAGGCGACCAAGGGCGAGATGTACGACGTCGTCGACATCCCGGACACCCACGTCGAGGCGGCCGACGAGTGGCGTGGCAAGCTGCTCGAGGCCGTCGCGGAGCACGACGACGCGATGATGGAGCTGTATCTGGAGGGGCAGGAGCCCACCCAGGAGCAGCTGATGGCGGCCATCCGCCGGATCACCCTCGCCTCCAAGGGCGGCGCGGGTTCCGTCACCGTCACCCCCGTGTTCTGCGGCACCGCGTTCAAGAACAAGGGCGTCCAGCCCCTGCTCGACGCGGTCGTGCGCTACCTCCCGTCGCCGATGGACGTCGAGGCGATCGAGGGCCACGCGGTCGGCAACGCCGACGAGATCATCACGCGCCGGCCCTCGGACGACGAGCCGTTCTCCGGCCTGGCGTTCAAGATCATGAGCGACCCGCACCTGGGCAAGCTCACCTTCGTCCGGGTCTACTCGGGCCGCCTGGACTCGGGTTCGGCAGTGCTGAACTCGGTCAAGGGCAAGAAGGAGCGCATCGGCAAGATCTACCGCATGCACGCGAACAAGCGTGAGGAGATCGAGTCGGTGGGCGCGGGCGACATCATCGCGGTCATGGGCCTGAAGCAGACCACCACCGGTGAGACGCTGTGCGACGACAAGAACCCGGTGATCCTGGAGTCCATGGACTTCCCGGCTCCGGTCATCCAGGTCGCGATCGAGCCCAAGTCCAAGGGCGACCAGGAGAAGCTGGGTGTCGCCATCCAGCGTCTCTCGGAGGAGGACCCCTCCTTCCAGGTCCACTCGGACGAGGAGACCGGCCAGACCATCATCGGCGGCATGGGCGAACTGCACCTGGAGGTGCTGGTCGACCGTATGCGGCGCGAGTTCAAGGTCGAGGCCAACGTCGGCAAGCCTCAGGTCGCGTACCGCGAAACCATTCGCAAGACGGTCGAGCGCGTTGACTACACCCACAAGAAGCAGACCGGTGGTACCGGTCAGTTCGCCAAGGTGCAGATCATGCTCGAGCCGCTCGAAGGTGGCGACGCCACCTACGAGTTCGTCAACAAGGTCACCGGTGGCCGTATCCCCAGGGAGTACATCCCGTCGGTGGACGCGGGCGCGCAGGAGGCCATGAAGTTCGGCATCCTGGCCGGCTACGAGATGGTGGGCGTCCGCGTCACCCTGATCGACGGTGGCTACCACGAGGTCGACTCCTCCGAGCTGGCGTTCAAGATCGCCGGTTCGCAGGCCTTCAAGGAGGGCGCCCGCAAGGCGAGCCCCGTACTCCTCGAACCGATGATGGCCGTCGAGGTCACCACCCCCGAGGACTACATGGGCGACGTCATCGGCGACCTCAACTCCCGCCGTGGCCAGATCCAGGCCATGGAGGAGCGCAGCGGTGCCCGGGTCGTCAAGGGCCTGGTTCCGCTGTCGGAGATGTTCGGCTACGTCGGTGACCTGCGGTCCAAGACCTCGGGCCGGGCCAGCTACTCCATGCAGTTCGACTCCTACGCCGAGGTTCCGCGGAACGTCGCCGAGGAGATCATCGCGAAGGCCAAGGGCGAGTAGCACTCCGCCGCTCACCCCGTAGGCTTGACAGCAGGCTTCGGGGCATTCCGCCGCAATCGCGGCGGATTGCCCCGGCAGTCCGCATTCCAGCAAAGATCA
It encodes the following:
- the fusA gene encoding elongation factor G; the protein is MATTSLDLARVRNIGIMAHIDAGKTTTTERILFYTGVSYKIGEVHDGAATMDWMEQEQERGITITSAATTCHWPLDDVDHTINIIDTPGHVDFTVEVERSLRVLDGAVTVFDGVAGVEPQSETVWRQADRYGVPRICFVNKLDRTGAEFHRCVDMIVDRLGAVPLVMQLPIGAEGDFKGVVDLVRMKALVWSAEATKGEMYDVVDIPDTHVEAADEWRGKLLEAVAEHDDAMMELYLEGQEPTQEQLMAAIRRITLASKGGAGSVTVTPVFCGTAFKNKGVQPLLDAVVRYLPSPMDVEAIEGHAVGNADEIITRRPSDDEPFSGLAFKIMSDPHLGKLTFVRVYSGRLDSGSAVLNSVKGKKERIGKIYRMHANKREEIESVGAGDIIAVMGLKQTTTGETLCDDKNPVILESMDFPAPVIQVAIEPKSKGDQEKLGVAIQRLSEEDPSFQVHSDEETGQTIIGGMGELHLEVLVDRMRREFKVEANVGKPQVAYRETIRKTVERVDYTHKKQTGGTGQFAKVQIMLEPLEGGDATYEFVNKVTGGRIPREYIPSVDAGAQEAMKFGILAGYEMVGVRVTLIDGGYHEVDSSELAFKIAGSQAFKEGARKASPVLLEPMMAVEVTTPEDYMGDVIGDLNSRRGQIQAMEERSGARVVKGLVPLSEMFGYVGDLRSKTSGRASYSMQFDSYAEVPRNVAEEIIAKAKGE